From the genome of Drosophila melanogaster chromosome 2L, one region includes:
- the Pde11 gene encoding phosphodiesterase 11, isoform D, protein MGQAASMCRFRGCRYKNKNKSSKQQQQQQQQQQQQQQQHQQQQQQTPSHSPQIQHHSEIIPATTGLHLRSIEEPATTPLQFQPTGRMNTEQGGTGYGGYGSSEHSLLIATRHAGVPLPLAQHQPLPAHYQPLNHSGAAPPSSSNGSSSSGGGVQTSATPQQQQQYQVQQPYQYQYQHHYHHQANSPQHHRPYDPEHARMEAWLDENQEFVQDYFIRKATRQTVDAWLVSHATSAGNDVVSSTSPTHANGQTSSSRGGSGATTPVRKISAHEFERGGLLKPIVNTIDGTPTFLSIGPPMDNGSVGGSCSNLQNVGGVVAGQYQYNHQQHHHNHAHLHHSQHSHYQAGGAVGSSSLGSTGGASGAGGAPSLGGSGGAGNGHQYPYYHCHQRPQRLSRNELKQLDEKELIFELVKDICNELEVRTLCHKILQNVSILLNADRGSLFLVQGRCNGPDGLKKCLVSKLFDVCPRSTVEEMEQQDEVRVAWGTGIAGHVAESGEPVNIPDAYQDERFNCEIDSLTGYRTKALLCMPIKDSSGDVIGVAQVINKMNGECFSEIDEKVFSSYLQFCGIGLRNAQLYEKSQLEIKRNQVLLDLARMIFEEQSTIEHMVFRILTHMQSLIQCQRVQILLVHEADKGSFSRVFDFEANDLSEEEATSRTSPYESRFPINIGITGHVATTGETVNVPNAYEDDRFDASVDENSCFKHRSILCMAIKNSLGQIIGVIQLINKFNELDFTKNDENFVEAFAIFCGMGIHNTHMYEKAIVAMAKQSVTLEVLSYHASATMDEAHRLRRLRVPSAVHFRLHDFKFDDIHFEDDDTLKACLRMFLDLDFVERFHIDYEVLCRWLLSVKKNYRNVTYHNWRHAFNVAQMMFAILTTTQWWKIFGEIECLALIIGCLCHDLDHRGTNNSFQIKASSPLAQLYSTSTMEHHHFDQCLMILNSPGNQILANLSSDDYCRVIRVLEDAILSTDLAVYFKKRGPFLESVSQPTSYWVAEEPRALLRAMSMTVCDLSAITKPWEIEKRVADLVSSEFFEQGDMEKQELNITPIDIMNREKEDELPMMQVNFIDSICLPIYEAFATLSDKLEPLVEGVRDNRGHWIDLADVVKTKTSQDQEPEEEQQQQNVISNGDCKAMSDDDVAASEAEVAVDSPSEKASHPAQ, encoded by the exons ATGGGCCAAGCGGCAAGTATGTGTCGATTTCGTGGTTGTCGCtacaaaaataagaacaaaagcagcaagcaacagcagcaacaacagcagcagcaacagcaacagcaacagcaacatcaacaacagcagcagcaaacacCAAGTCATAGTCCTCAGATTCAGCATCATTCTGAAATAATCCCAGCTACAACAG GCCTGCATTTGCGGAGCATCGAGGAGCCAGCGACGACGCCGCTCCAGTTCCAGCCCACTGGCAGGATGAACACGGAGCAGGGGGGCACGGGGTACGGCGGCTACGGATCCAGCGAGCACTCGCTGCTCATCGCCACACGCCACGCCGGTGTCCCCCTGCCCCTCGCCCAGCACCAGCCACTCCCCGCCCACTATCAGCCGCTGAACCACTCCGGAGCAGCCCCGCCCTCCTCATCCAACGGATCATCCTCCTCCGGCGGCGGAGTCCAGACGTCGGCCAcgccgcagcaacagcagcagtaccAGGTGCAACAGCCGTATCAGTACCAGTACCAGCATCACTATCACCACCAGGCCAACTCGCCACAACACCACAGACCCTACGATCCAGAGCACGCGCGGATGGAGGCCTGGCTGGATGAGAATCAGGAATTTGTACAGGATTATTTTATAAG GAAAGCCACACGTCAGACCGTGGATGCCTGGCTGGTTTCCCATGCCACATCGGCGGGCAACGATGTGGTCAGCAGCACCTCACCCACACACGCCAATGGACAGACGAGTTCCTCGCGGGGTGGATCCGGTGCCACCACACCAGTGCG AAAAATATCTGCTCACGAGTTTGAGCGTGGCGGACTGCTGAAACCGATTGTCAACACAATCGACggcacgcccacatttttgagcATTGGTCCGCCGATGGACAACGGCAGCGTAggcggcagctgcagcaatCTGCAGAATGTCGGTGGCGTTGTGGCCGGACAGTATCAGTATAAccatcagcagcaccaccacaaTCATGCCCATCTGCACCACAGCCAGCACAGTCATTACCAGGCGGGCGGGGCCGTTGGGAGCAGCAGCTTGGGCAGCACCGGTGGCGCTTCGGGAGCGGGAGGAGCACCCAGTCTGGGTGGCAGCGGTGGAGCCGGAAATGGCCATCAATATCCATACTATCATTGCCACCAGCGACCACAGCGGTTGTCACGCAACGAGCTCAAGCAGCTGGACGAGAAGGAGTTGATTTTCGAGCTG GTGAAGGACATTTGCAACGAGCTCGAGGTGCGCACTTTGTGCCACAAGATACTCCAGAACGTGTCCATTCTGCTGAATGCCGATCGAGGATCTCTGTTCCTGGTGCAAGGACGATGCAACGGACCGGATGGCCTAAAAAA ATGTCTCGTCTCGAAGCTGTTCGATGTGTGCCCCCGCAGCACCGTGGAGGAAATGGAGCAGCAGGACGAAGTGCGGGTGGCATGGGGCACGGGAATCGCCGGCCATGTGGCCGAAAGCGGGGAGCCCGTCAACATACCAGATGCTTACCAG GACGAGCGATTCAATTGTGAAATTGACTCGCTGACCGGCTATCGGACGAAGGCCTTGCTTTGCATGCCCATCAAGGATTCATCCGGGGATGTGATTGGCGTGGCGCAGGTCATCAACAAAATGAATGGCGAGTGTTTCTCCGAAATCGATGAAAAG GTCTTTTCCTCGTATCTGCAATTCTGTGGGATTGGGCTGCGGAATGCACAGCTGTATGAGAAATCTCAACTGGAGATCAAGCGGAATCAAGTGCTCCTGGATCTGGCACGCATGATCTTCGAGGAGCAGAGCACCATAGAGCACATGGTCTTCCGCATTCTCACCCACATGCAGAGTCTCATCCAGTGCCAGCGCGTCCAGATCCTCCTGGTCCACGAGGCGGACAAGGGCAGCTTCTCGCGGGTCTTTGACTTCGAGGCGAATGACTTGAGCGAGGAGGAGGCCACTTCACGCACCAGCCCTTACGAGTCGCGGTTTCCCATCAACATTGGTATCACTGGACATGTGGCCACCACCGGGGAAACGGTAAATGTGCCCAATGCCTATGAGGACGATCGCTTCGATGCGAGTGTGGACGAGAACTCCTGCTTCAAGCACCGATCTATTCTATGCATGGCCATCAAGAACTCGCTGGGTCAGATCATTGGTGTGATCCAGCTGATCAACAAGTTCAATGAGTTG GACTTCACCAAGAACGACGAGAACTTTGTGGAGGCGTTCGCCATCTTCTGCGGCATGGGCATCCACAACACGCACATGTACGAGAAGGCCATTGTGGCAATGGCCAAGCAGAGTGTCACCCTGGAGGTGCTCAGCTACCACGCATCGGCCACCATGGACGAGGCTCATCGACTGCGG CGCCTTCGAGTGCCTTCAGCTGTACACTTTCGACTGCATGACTTTAAGTTCGATGACATACACTTTGAAGATGATGATACACTAAAG GCCTGCCTGCGGATGTTTTTGGATCTCGATTTTGTAGAACGCTTTCATATCGATTATGAAGTTCTGTGCCGATGGCTTTTGAGTGTCAAGAAGAACTATCGCAATGTTACCTATCACAACTGGCGTCATGCCTTCAATGTGGCCCAAATGATGTTTGCCATTCTAACT ACGACACAATGGTGGAAGATCTTTGGCGAAATCGAATGCTTGGCGCTTATTATTGGCTGCCTATGTCATGATCTCGATCATCGGGGGACTAACAACTCCTTCCAGATTAA AGCCTCGTCGCCTTTGGCGCAGCTGTACTCAACCTCCACCATGGAGCATCATCACTTTGATCAGTGTCTAATGATCCTGAATAGTCCTGGAAATCAAATTCTGGCCAATCTCTCATCCGATGACTACTGTCGGGTCATTAGGGTATTGGAAGATGCCATTTTGTCCACAGACTTAGCCGTTTATTTCAA GAAACGAGGTCCTTTCCTGGAGAGTGTGAGCCAGCCGACGAGCTACTGGGTGGCGGAGGAGCCGCGCGCCCTTTTGCGTGCAATGAGCATGACTGTCTGTGATTTGTCGGCCATCACGAAGCCGTGGGAGATTGAGAAGCGTGTGGCTGATTTGGTTAGCTCGGAGTTTTTCGAGCAGGGAGATATGGAGAAGCAGGAGCTCAATATAACTCCTATT GATATCATGAATCGCGAAAAGGAGGACGAGCTGCCCATGATGCAAGTGAACTTTATAGACTCCATTTGCTTGCCAATCTATGAG GCCTTTGCCACCCTCTCCGACAAGCTTGAGCCTCTTGTCGAGGGCGTGCGCGATAATCGTGGCCATTGGATTGATCTGGCCGATGTCGTGAAAACCAAAACTAGTCAGGATCAGGAgccggaggaggagcagcagcagcaaaatgtGATATCGAACGGTGACTGCAAGGCGATGAGTGATGATGATGTGGCTGCATCGGAGGCGGAAGTGGCAGTGGACTCCCCGAGCGAGAAAGCAAGC CACCCAGCCCagtga
- the Pde11 gene encoding phosphodiesterase 11, isoform E, giving the protein MASSPNNAAPPVLWRARRKIGLHLRSIEEPATTPLQFQPTGRMNTEQGGTGYGGYGSSEHSLLIATRHAGVPLPLAQHQPLPAHYQPLNHSGAAPPSSSNGSSSSGGGVQTSATPQQQQQYQVQQPYQYQYQHHYHHQANSPQHHRPYDPEHARMEAWLDENQEFVQDYFIRKATRQTVDAWLVSHATSAGNDVVSSTSPTHANGQTSSSRGGSGATTPVRKISAHEFERGGLLKPIVNTIDGTPTFLSIGPPMDNGSVGGSCSNLQNVGGVVAGQYQYNHQQHHHNHAHLHHSQHSHYQAGGAVGSSSLGSTGGASGAGGAPSLGGSGGAGNGHQYPYYHCHQRPQRLSRNELKQLDEKELIFELVKDICNELEVRTLCHKILQNVSILLNADRGSLFLVQGRCNGPDGLKKCLVSKLFDVCPRSTVEEMEQQDEVRVAWGTGIAGHVAESGEPVNIPDAYQDERFNCEIDSLTGYRTKALLCMPIKDSSGDVIGVAQVINKMNGECFSEIDEKVFSSYLQFCGIGLRNAQLYEKSQLEIKRNQVLLDLARMIFEEQSTIEHMVFRILTHMQSLIQCQRVQILLVHEADKGSFSRVFDFEANDLSEEEATSRTSPYESRFPINIGITGHVATTGETVNVPNAYEDDRFDASVDENSCFKHRSILCMAIKNSLGQIIGVIQLINKFNELDFTKNDENFVEAFAIFCGMGIHNTHMYEKAIVAMAKQSVTLEVLSYHASATMDEAHRLRRLRVPSAVHFRLHDFKFDDIHFEDDDTLKACLRMFLDLDFVERFHIDYEVLCRWLLSVKKNYRNVTYHNWRHAFNVAQMMFAILTTTQWWKIFGEIECLALIIGCLCHDLDHRGTNNSFQIKASSPLAQLYSTSTMEHHHFDQCLMILNSPGNQILANLSSDDYCRVIRVLEDAILSTDLAVYFKKRGPFLESVSQPTSYWVAEEPRALLRAMSMTVCDLSAITKPWEIEKRVADLVSSEFFEQGDMEKQELNITPIDIMNREKEDELPMMQVNFIDSICLPIYEAFATLSDKLEPLVEGVRDNRGHWIDLADVVKTKTSQDQEPEEEQQQQNVISNGDCKAMSDDDVAASEAEVAVDSPSEKASHPAQ; this is encoded by the exons GCCTGCATTTGCGGAGCATCGAGGAGCCAGCGACGACGCCGCTCCAGTTCCAGCCCACTGGCAGGATGAACACGGAGCAGGGGGGCACGGGGTACGGCGGCTACGGATCCAGCGAGCACTCGCTGCTCATCGCCACACGCCACGCCGGTGTCCCCCTGCCCCTCGCCCAGCACCAGCCACTCCCCGCCCACTATCAGCCGCTGAACCACTCCGGAGCAGCCCCGCCCTCCTCATCCAACGGATCATCCTCCTCCGGCGGCGGAGTCCAGACGTCGGCCAcgccgcagcaacagcagcagtaccAGGTGCAACAGCCGTATCAGTACCAGTACCAGCATCACTATCACCACCAGGCCAACTCGCCACAACACCACAGACCCTACGATCCAGAGCACGCGCGGATGGAGGCCTGGCTGGATGAGAATCAGGAATTTGTACAGGATTATTTTATAAG GAAAGCCACACGTCAGACCGTGGATGCCTGGCTGGTTTCCCATGCCACATCGGCGGGCAACGATGTGGTCAGCAGCACCTCACCCACACACGCCAATGGACAGACGAGTTCCTCGCGGGGTGGATCCGGTGCCACCACACCAGTGCG AAAAATATCTGCTCACGAGTTTGAGCGTGGCGGACTGCTGAAACCGATTGTCAACACAATCGACggcacgcccacatttttgagcATTGGTCCGCCGATGGACAACGGCAGCGTAggcggcagctgcagcaatCTGCAGAATGTCGGTGGCGTTGTGGCCGGACAGTATCAGTATAAccatcagcagcaccaccacaaTCATGCCCATCTGCACCACAGCCAGCACAGTCATTACCAGGCGGGCGGGGCCGTTGGGAGCAGCAGCTTGGGCAGCACCGGTGGCGCTTCGGGAGCGGGAGGAGCACCCAGTCTGGGTGGCAGCGGTGGAGCCGGAAATGGCCATCAATATCCATACTATCATTGCCACCAGCGACCACAGCGGTTGTCACGCAACGAGCTCAAGCAGCTGGACGAGAAGGAGTTGATTTTCGAGCTG GTGAAGGACATTTGCAACGAGCTCGAGGTGCGCACTTTGTGCCACAAGATACTCCAGAACGTGTCCATTCTGCTGAATGCCGATCGAGGATCTCTGTTCCTGGTGCAAGGACGATGCAACGGACCGGATGGCCTAAAAAA ATGTCTCGTCTCGAAGCTGTTCGATGTGTGCCCCCGCAGCACCGTGGAGGAAATGGAGCAGCAGGACGAAGTGCGGGTGGCATGGGGCACGGGAATCGCCGGCCATGTGGCCGAAAGCGGGGAGCCCGTCAACATACCAGATGCTTACCAG GACGAGCGATTCAATTGTGAAATTGACTCGCTGACCGGCTATCGGACGAAGGCCTTGCTTTGCATGCCCATCAAGGATTCATCCGGGGATGTGATTGGCGTGGCGCAGGTCATCAACAAAATGAATGGCGAGTGTTTCTCCGAAATCGATGAAAAG GTCTTTTCCTCGTATCTGCAATTCTGTGGGATTGGGCTGCGGAATGCACAGCTGTATGAGAAATCTCAACTGGAGATCAAGCGGAATCAAGTGCTCCTGGATCTGGCACGCATGATCTTCGAGGAGCAGAGCACCATAGAGCACATGGTCTTCCGCATTCTCACCCACATGCAGAGTCTCATCCAGTGCCAGCGCGTCCAGATCCTCCTGGTCCACGAGGCGGACAAGGGCAGCTTCTCGCGGGTCTTTGACTTCGAGGCGAATGACTTGAGCGAGGAGGAGGCCACTTCACGCACCAGCCCTTACGAGTCGCGGTTTCCCATCAACATTGGTATCACTGGACATGTGGCCACCACCGGGGAAACGGTAAATGTGCCCAATGCCTATGAGGACGATCGCTTCGATGCGAGTGTGGACGAGAACTCCTGCTTCAAGCACCGATCTATTCTATGCATGGCCATCAAGAACTCGCTGGGTCAGATCATTGGTGTGATCCAGCTGATCAACAAGTTCAATGAGTTG GACTTCACCAAGAACGACGAGAACTTTGTGGAGGCGTTCGCCATCTTCTGCGGCATGGGCATCCACAACACGCACATGTACGAGAAGGCCATTGTGGCAATGGCCAAGCAGAGTGTCACCCTGGAGGTGCTCAGCTACCACGCATCGGCCACCATGGACGAGGCTCATCGACTGCGG CGCCTTCGAGTGCCTTCAGCTGTACACTTTCGACTGCATGACTTTAAGTTCGATGACATACACTTTGAAGATGATGATACACTAAAG GCCTGCCTGCGGATGTTTTTGGATCTCGATTTTGTAGAACGCTTTCATATCGATTATGAAGTTCTGTGCCGATGGCTTTTGAGTGTCAAGAAGAACTATCGCAATGTTACCTATCACAACTGGCGTCATGCCTTCAATGTGGCCCAAATGATGTTTGCCATTCTAACT ACGACACAATGGTGGAAGATCTTTGGCGAAATCGAATGCTTGGCGCTTATTATTGGCTGCCTATGTCATGATCTCGATCATCGGGGGACTAACAACTCCTTCCAGATTAA AGCCTCGTCGCCTTTGGCGCAGCTGTACTCAACCTCCACCATGGAGCATCATCACTTTGATCAGTGTCTAATGATCCTGAATAGTCCTGGAAATCAAATTCTGGCCAATCTCTCATCCGATGACTACTGTCGGGTCATTAGGGTATTGGAAGATGCCATTTTGTCCACAGACTTAGCCGTTTATTTCAA GAAACGAGGTCCTTTCCTGGAGAGTGTGAGCCAGCCGACGAGCTACTGGGTGGCGGAGGAGCCGCGCGCCCTTTTGCGTGCAATGAGCATGACTGTCTGTGATTTGTCGGCCATCACGAAGCCGTGGGAGATTGAGAAGCGTGTGGCTGATTTGGTTAGCTCGGAGTTTTTCGAGCAGGGAGATATGGAGAAGCAGGAGCTCAATATAACTCCTATT GATATCATGAATCGCGAAAAGGAGGACGAGCTGCCCATGATGCAAGTGAACTTTATAGACTCCATTTGCTTGCCAATCTATGAG GCCTTTGCCACCCTCTCCGACAAGCTTGAGCCTCTTGTCGAGGGCGTGCGCGATAATCGTGGCCATTGGATTGATCTGGCCGATGTCGTGAAAACCAAAACTAGTCAGGATCAGGAgccggaggaggagcagcagcagcaaaatgtGATATCGAACGGTGACTGCAAGGCGATGAGTGATGATGATGTGGCTGCATCGGAGGCGGAAGTGGCAGTGGACTCCCCGAGCGAGAAAGCAAGC CACCCAGCCCagtga